In Leishmania braziliensis MHOM/BR/75/M2904 complete genome, chromosome 23, one genomic interval encodes:
- a CDS encoding metallo-beta-lactamase family protein-like protein, translated as MLSLCRLPLLPHRGRGLLRPNDLLRCTFQPNLTSLTNQVNRNEYFLKFGNKNIPIGVPRVSRRDVRPISTLHETPHLLVAGRNYANGFAGNQFLLVQKEKKECIFVDAADDWPDDWVSFIATSGLRPTHFFLTHCHVDCIVNLNAFLAVMEQHFHARLGLMWCPAEQSWVDAFPRACERYGRIEEMRQPLPLLRNSLYSYYTYANQLGQRKDALNVAAGGRGSPSPPVLSRQLVRSNDILLSSATNRSTSFYEFGPHSLLHYVFTPGHSPGHMMLSLPRERLLFTGDVLFYNGVGRVDLPWGSGERLAESLLTLEGYPDNTVLLPAHGRLTTLGRERRENRALRVLYERRAAGDQRVSIGYNTGYL; from the coding sequence ATGCTTAGCCTGTGCCGTCTGCCCCTACTGCCGCACCGAGGCAGAGGTCTACTTCGCCCCAACGACCTGCTGCGGTGTACCTTTCAGCCGAACCTCACTTCCCTCACGAACCAGGTGAACCGCAACGAGTACTTCCTCAAGTTTGGCAACAAGAACATCCCGATAGGTGTTCCACGGGTGTCTCGGCGCGACGTGCGGCCCATCTCCACCCTACACGAAACACCACACCTGCTCGTCGCTGGCCGCAACTACGCGAACGGGTTCGCTGGAAACCAATTTCTGCTCGtgcagaaggagaagaaggagtGCATCTTCGTCGACGCGGCGGATGACTGGCCAGATGACTGGGTCTCTTTcatcgccacctccggcCTACGCCCGACGCACTTCTTTCTTACACACTGCCACGTCGACTGCATCGTCAACCTCAACGCATTTCTGGCCGTGATGGAGCAACACTTCCACGCGCGACTGGGGCTCATGTGGTGCCCGGCAGAGCAGTCATGGGTGGACGCCTTTCCACGCGCTTGTGAGCGGTACGGCCGCATCGAGGAGATGCGGCAGcccctgccactgctgcggaACAGCCTGTACAGCTACTACACCTACGCGAATCAGCTGGGTCAGCGAAAAGACGCTCTGAATGTGGCAGCTGGTGGACGTGGCTCCCCATCGCCGCCTGTGCTGTCCCGGCAGTTGGTTCGTTCAAACGACATCCTGCTCTCCAGCGCCACGAACCGCTCCACCTCGTTTTACGAGTTTGGCCctcactcgctgctgcactacGTTTTCACACCCGGGCACTCACCTGGGCATATGATGCTGTCCCTCCCACGCGAGCGACTGCTTTTCACCGGTGATGTTCTCTTCTACAACGGTGTTGGCCGCGTCGACCTGCCGTGGGGATCGGGGGAAAGACTGGCAGAGAGCCTTCTGACTCTGGAGGGGTATCCAGACAAcaccgtgctgctgcctgctCACGGCCGCCTCACCACACTGGGGCGAGAGCGACGGGAGAACCGTGCCCTACGTGTTCTGTAcgagcgccgcgccgctggtgATCAGCGGGTGTCCATTGGCTACAACACTGGGTATCTGTGA